The genomic window CACTCTCCCTCTTCCAACTCTCAAAGACTTGACCTGATTCCTCAATTCCATCTCCTTTCCCAGGCTCTCCACTCTTAAAAGTTGATGAAGAGAATAGGTCATAACCCAGATCAGAAGTTATCCATCCCTCTCACCATTCTTACTGTCTTAGCCTTCAACTTGGGGGAAAGTATATGTGTAGGGGGTAGGGAGGATGCTTGTTAATGAAGCTAAAAATAGTTGATGGGGGGTAACCTTCTAAACAGGAAGTGAACTGTGAAACTTGATAAGCTAGTATAGGAAAGAGGGTTTAAGATATTTATACTGGTTTGCCAGGCAAAGAAGGGTATATAATTCCCTGGGGCTTAGAGCTACCCCTCTTCAAGCCTCCTCAACCATACTCACCTTTCAAAGGGAGAGGGAGCTGTAAGAAGCAGGTGTCCTGGTTACCTTGCATCATGCCATAGTGAATTCATCACCTCCAATTAGATCCCTTTAAGCAATCCATCAGGATGCTTGCTCCTCTCTGAGGCATGGATTGGGAACTTTTGAAGCTAATGCAGTAAAGGAGGCAATTTCTCAGCACACATTTGTTCCCCACCCTGAATACTGGCAAGGAATGTCCTTTGTAGTATAATTCTAGAGCTATCCCCTAATTTTGAGGATAGAGGATTCTAAAGGAAAGACTGGAAATGGGATGGAGACTGAGCAAGTTTCCAAGTGGGGCAGTAGGGTTGCACTGGGCCTGCCTAGACAGGTATTTGGACACTGGGCCAAGGCAGAGGGCGGGAGCATGAGGATAGGCAACCCTCTGGCACAGTGTGGAGGTTCTAGCTCAGGCTGGCAAACAGAAGCCACCCAACCACTTTCCcttctatccatttgacccacCTTCAATCTCCTGAGAGCTATCCCATCCAGTTAAGGGAAGCTACTGTCACCTGGATGCTGTAGAAATATGCCATTTTAGAGTCCTCTGAAAGAGATAccattcctttcctttaaatATGGCAGATCAATCATAGATTCTcccaaattctattccttctaCTAGGACTGCCCTCTAGAACATTTGTCTGTCCTTAACACCCATCTAAAGGCCCTCTATTTTTCCAAACCGAGGTCATGTTTCATGATGACTTTCTTTACTACCCTAATCCCACTTCATTTCTTCTGAATGAAAAAGCAAAAGTCAGAGTCTATTCCTCAGAAATGAACTTGAATTACAGAATTTTCTGTCATTGTTTCATGTGTATGGACTCTTGTCTCTCCAGGGGATACTAAGTTCCTTCAATAGAATGTAAATCCTGAAGGATctgcttttgtctttatattactAGCAACTTGCCTGATGATGAACAAATGTCCATAGATTAATCCTTAAAGGATGggttttctcttccatttcccaTAGGGCCCAACCTACAAGAGACATTTATTGGCTGACTCTACCCTACCCTATCAAAGTCCATCTGCCTATTCATGCACATCAGGCTCCATTGTCATTACTTCCTACCCTGTTGTTTCCAGTCTTTTCTCCCAAtacagagaagaaggaaggattaAGATGAataaatgaggggtggctaggtggctcagtggataaagtaccggccctggagtcaggagtacctgggttcaaatctgacctcagacacttaataattacctagctgtgtggccttgggcaagccacttaaccccatttgccttgcaaaaaacctaaaaaaaaacccaaaacaagatgaataaatgaatagagtTGATTATATTTCATTCAGTTTAATTTGCCCATAGTGTGTCACCTGTGGGTGAGAAACTTATTAGCCATATGGTATAAGTATTTCTTGCTTGCCTAGCATTGGGGAgagaaaccaaaaatgaaaatagcaccAGCCcacatggagcttacattctactggataGTCATCAACTACATCTGTGGGACCACAGAAAAGTCtcttctctaggcttcagtttcctcatatttgaAGTGAGGAACTTGAGTTGCATTAGAGCTAGAAGGGTTCCTAGAGAGAAGGTCTTCTACTTAACTGGATTATGGGATGTCTCCCCCAGATACCTGCATCACCATCTCAGAATGGCCAACAGGGGACCTGCTTATGGACTGAGCCGGGAGGTACAGCAGAAAATTGAGAAGCAATATGATGCTGACCTAGAACAGATCCTCATTCAGTGGATCACCACACAGTGCCGCAGGGATGTTGGGCGGCCTCAGCCTGGGCGAGAGAATTTCCAAAACTGGCTCAAGGATGGCACGGTGAGAATTGAAGGTTAAGATATGGGATCAGCAGGGAGAGGAGACAAAgtaaattttgtatttatataactcttatgttttacaaattgctttataaacattatcttacTTAATATAGGGAAGGCATAGTAAGAGCTCAGAAGAGTTCTAGTAACACAGTAAGCAGGGAGTTGGTAACAGGAAGGGGAGGGCTAAAGTTGAGCAGTTGGGAATTCTCCCTGGAAGAGGAAGCTAAGAACATGGGTCCTCATTCTCTAGATTTGTTAGACTCTGCTATGGTCTGTTCTCTCCACTGAGCATAGGGTGAGAATGAGCAAATATTCTAGAAGAAAACTTGTAGCTGGATGGCTGTTGTGTTTTTGGGTGGGGAATTATTTAGACAGAAGAAATTTCTGCTCTTTTCAACTGATCTTGGTAGATTCAGCTAGATTCTCTTTTGGACACTATTGGAGTCTTTCCCAGAGAGACAGGGTATCACTTTTGTCCTACCTTGTCCTCCTCTCCTGACTTCAGAAGGCAATTTGGGTCTAGATAAGGCAGGCTGGGAAAATTGGTCTACTCCATCTTATTTTTTGTGGGAAGGGCACTCTTTCATGCCAAGCCTTGCCTTCACCCAGGTGCTGTGTGAGCTCATCAATGGGCTATACCCTGAAGGCCAGGGTCCAGTAAAGAAGATCCAGGCTTCAGGGATGGCCTTCAAGCAGATGGAGCAGATTTCTCAGTTCCTGCAAGCAGCAGAGCGCTATGGCATCAATGCCACTGATATCTTCCAAACTGTGGACCTCTGGGAAGGTGAAGCAAGGGCTACATTACATGCCAGGGGAGTGGGCTGAGGGCTGGATATGGCGATGCTGGTGGTGATGGTCATAGTGGGGTTTTGGCAACTCCTTGAGTTTGATTTAGGCCTAATTTAGTTCAGAAGCTGGAAACCTGCCCAAGAGCCACTTTGAAGGATAGAGGCTTTGAGGTTGAGGAATGGGGATAAAATTTAGGTTAGGGACAGATAAGGATTTAAAGGACAGGGCAGCATTTTGAAGTAGAGATAAGAAGGAAGGGACCATGGTGGGAGGGGATTGAGGAAGAAGGATAAAGGGATTCAACGGGTTGGTCTTCTTAATATTTTGTGCAGAGACTCAGGATTCCTTAAGATATCCAGACTTCTAATCTTTCCTTCTCATTCCTAGGAAAGAATATGGCCTGTGTGCAGCGAACACTGATGAACCTTGGTGGATTGGCAGTAGCTCGTGGTGATGGGCTCTTCTCTGGAGATCCTAATTGGTTCCCTAAGTAAGTAGTGGGAAATTCCACCCTCCCCAGGGTGGGTAGAAAAATTCTTGCCTACTTCCCTTTCATAAACAGGGAGGCAGAATTTATTCAGACATCTCTGGATTCCCCCTTGCCCAGAATTTCCCTTGTGTCTGACCCTTGTCTTTTCCACTACCAGGAAGTCCAAGGAGAATCCCCGAAACTTCACAGATAACCAACTGCAGGAGGGCAAGAATGTCATCGGGCTGCAAATGGGCACCAACCGTGGGGCATCTCAGGCAGGCATGACTGGTTATGGGATGCCACGCCAGATCCTCTGATCACCACTCTTCCTCATCCTTCCTTGAATGGTTAATATATTTCTAGCAGTGACATTCCTAGAAAGTCCGTGGAACTCTCAAATCCCTTCTGTTCCCTCTTTTTCCCTATTCCCCCGCCATTGGTGGCACTGCTTTTCTTGTGCCTACAGGTGATGAGCAAGTGCCTTTTCATCTAGATGTATACATTTGATGAACTTGATGTATACATTCCTTGTCCCCAATCAGCAAAACTGGACCAACCACCCCATCTTCCTCTCTCCTGGACCAAAACTCAGGGGTACCTGACTCCTTCAACATTCCTATTCATTCTCCTACCCTGGCTTATCCTCTCATTTTGGAATTGCACCCTTATAGCCATTCTTTAGGCCAGGGTTCAGGGCACTGCCTTGAAAGGAGTTGAACATGGGACCAATTTCTTTTCCACAAGGTTGTTCTTCCTGATCCCTCACTCCAACCTTGCTACTGTGGGCACTTAATTTATAGGGAGGGGCCTGTGGTGGCTGCTGTCTTGGCCACATCTGGTCTTTGAAGCCACACATCTGTGTAGGCCTCCCCTTGGCAGGGGCCTCTTTTTCCCCTTGGTCCCTCCCTTCTCGGCATTCCCCTCATAACCCAGTAGCCTGAGACAAGTTTGTGAGGTAGAGGGGATGTCTGGGGAGGTGGGTTGGCCTTGCCTTCTctactcttctctcctccctccttctcttcctcaaaAGGCCCATCCAACGTCTGAGGCTTAAGGAATGTGAGTTTGCTGATCTGAATAAAGATTTCCAGTCTTTGTAAGATGTAGCCTGACTGTATTTGAGGGAGCTCCAATGTagatgggagggagaaggggaggagggtgCATGTCAGAAATGAAATTAAGATAAGACAAGGACAAGGGAAATGACTCTGGAAGGGGAGGGGATCTTCAGGCCTGTTTCTTCATCCCTAAAATGAACTGTTTTGTACAAtctctttttaaagtttattttcatctctttcaACTCCACTTTTCCTTAGAAAATCTCCCTAATCTTGGAACAGGGGTAGGAATTAACAAGGACCTACCCCTATATTGTCCCTAGGATAGGAACTATGGAGAATGGGAGAACTAAGGCTTTAGGACTTTTGAGAACAGACCCAGACAGACATGTATGTTTGTCCTTGTTTTTTCCAATAGGATGGAATTGGGAAAGCTGTACTGTTTTCCTCTGAAGGCCCAAGTAGGGCCAAATGAACTATGTTTCTATCAGTCTGCCCCTTACTCAGATGAACCCTCTCTACACTCCCATCGGCTTGGCATACCTGGCCACTTCAGCACTTAGGAAGAAGCCTCTGTGGGAAGACTTTCTCTGGTGGGAAAGAATAGTTGTGTCTGGATAAAATATTGAGAGGCAGCATGATGCAGTGGGCAGAGTAGTGAATTTAGAATCCaaaaacctgggtttaaatcctatcAGTAATATTTAGTAGTTATGTGACCTCGAACAAATTACTTAAATTCTCTCAGACCTGTTTCTCTCATCTGTCAACCCTAGGGTTGTTGGGAAGATTAAATGAAGTATGTCTAAAGCACACTGTAAATCATAAAGTGCCTTATAATTCTTAGCTATTTTTACTCCCTACTTAGGAGGTTGTTGTGAggcttcaaatgaaataattttgaagcACAATACAATTATTCTTTTCATACTGCAACTTTCCCCATCTCAGTTTCAATCTATTGGGTTAGGCATAAGAAAGTAAGTAGGATTTTGGGGAagttttgtggaagccacagAAAAAGTTGAGAAACTCAGAAAAGCATAAAACATGTATAGTATAATATCAACACAAGTTTTACAATAACATACTGTAAACACtccatagaagaaaaaaaaaattcagacttctctggtatgaagagagggccaaaaaattttacatgaattttccaGATGGGGGGGGTGCCACACCCCATCCCCTAAGGAGGGGatagctatatatatttttaatattttttttttggtttttgcaaggcaatggggttaagtgacttgcccaaggttacatagctaggtaggtaattattgtctgaggttgaatttgaactcaggttctcctgactccagggccagcactgtgccacctatctgtcctGGGATAACTATAAATGTCACTTACTACTACAGATAGTCCCTTGGACTggagaaactgaaaaataagacTGCTTGGGATTGAGAGGGGTCCATCAGGACATTTCTCTTGTCTTTATTTCTAGTGGGAGAGAGCCCCAgtcttcaacaaacatttattaagtaccttctgtaTATAGAACACCATACTCTGGACTAGGGGAATAACCACATCAACCTTTATGGGGTTTATAATCTAGTTAGTAGGATAATGTTAATTGCTCACTCTTTGTTCATTTAACATCTATTaaggtttccaaagcactttcTCTTATAATAATCCTTCAAGACAAATATTTAAGCCATATCAAACCTCTCCCcactctattttatagataacatCAGAGAGCTGGTTTTAATTGTAGGATTTGAAACTATGACCTAGTGCATTCCATCTTTCCTTTATATGGTTATTTACATATGCCCCTAGCAATGATAACATGTGAGTAATTACAATACAAAGTGAGGTGATAATCCTGAGAAGTGTCATCCAAGTCCTGTTCAAGGTTTGAGGAGCAGAAAAAATATAACTTGCTTTGGAGGATCAAAAAGCCAGATGTGAATGAAAAGACCACTGACTTAGGTGAGAGTCTattggttcaaatctcacctctatgaccttgggcaaatcacttagtttcctctgtaaaatgaaacaattgGAATAGATGGcatctgaagtcccttctagacTAGATTTATGAGCctgtaaaaatttaattttaggcaattgaggttaaatagcctgcccaggatcacaactAGTAAttgcttgaggctggatttgaactcagagactctTGACTCCAGTCATCTAGTTGATTCAAGCAAGTAAATGAGTTAAACTTTAAAAGTCAGTGAACTGACTGGAGTTAAGGTAGAGAAGAGAGGGACATTTCAGGCATAAAATCTCTTCATCTGAAACTTTCAACTAGAAGTTCTTAACCTTTGTGTCATGGATCTCTGGAAGGCTTGTGAAGCCTAgggaccccttttcagaatagttttttaaaaatatatataataaaatatgtgggatgaaaaaggtaaacataTTACaattatagattaaaaaattcaTGAATCCAATTTTAGAACCATGGTTTAAAGTTTAAACTGAGGTGTTGGGTTAGATTATTTCTATAAAGGTCTGTTACAATTCTAAATTATATCATTCCCTGAGAAAGGCAGGAACATTGGGAACAGGCTAAGACCAGCCCACAACTTCTGCACACAGCAAATATTGACAGTGAGCCATCTCTGCCTGGTACTGGCCTAACCCTTCACCCCTCCCACACACAGGACTCATGGAGCCTCCTTCTCCCCGGGGCCAGGTGTTATCTTCTCCCAATCCATCCTTTAATGCTTCTGATATTCTGACCCACTTTCTACTTAGGTTGCTGTCGAAGACTCTTGGGTAGAAATTTTACATCTCCCCCAAGCTATTTCCATTCCATCATTTTCTGGTGACTTATTCTTCCCCAAGGAATATCTCTCCTTAGGAGAAAAGTCATCTTCCTAACTCTTGAGAATGATAAATTAAGGGATAGCTTGGAACCAGGCCTCTTGGCTACAGATATTTCCTCCCTTGTGAATAGATGTAGGGAGGCTTGGCAAGAGACTGAACTTCAAAGAGAGGATGAAGCTGAATGGATACAGGAAGGCCTAAAACGATGTGATCACAAGACATCTAGAACTGTACATAATAACTGTCCCCAACAAGAAGAGGTCTAGGTTAATATCTAGTAATACCAATACCTTATATATGCTTCCAGCTTTCCAATCCTTTGGGATTCCTATGCAAAATTTAGTCCTAGTTTAGCAATGAGACTGTTCTCTTTGatggatgcttttttttttataaacaccAGTGAGTCTTGTGaagaaattctttctctgaacctCTGATCTGACTCAAACCTGGAACTAGAAATTTTGAGACTCGGGGTAAGAACCACTAAAAGTAGAACAGGACCTTAACATAAGGCCTTGGAGGCAGGGAAGGTCCAAAATGTTTCCTTGAaaacctcttttcttcttttcttcttttgcagGCTTCAACTAGGGTTGCTAGAGCATTAGGAGAGGAAACTTATGGTAGCAGCAACAAGCTAGACTGAGTGAATGTgcctgtgtatgtatgtatgtatgtgtgtgtgtgtgtgtgtgtgagagagagagagagagaggagagtgtGGCAGAAGTGAATATTTGTGGAGGTAGAGGTAGACACAGGAAAATACCACTTTTTCCTCTGTCTTTGAGAAGGctcagcagaaagagctagaatgGGTGAGGGGAGAGTGCATAACAGTGTCAGTTTTATGCCCCCCGATAATCCTGTGAGTGATAGTAGAATCCATTCTAATTCATCTGACATGAAGACTCCCTTTTCAGTTCCTTGTCACATCACACCTGTATCTGAATCTCCTCTATTCTACTCCAAAGGAAGGTTCCAGATCACACTCAAAAGGATGCTGAAGCCCTACTCAAGCTCATAGCTTTGTCTTGGGGCCATCCTATATTTTCTGCTACAGCCATACCTAGTACATCAGTTGCAAGATCAAGAGGTTCCCAGGTGCAGTCACTTCTACAATCCTGACATGTCCAGTTTAGGGAGGAATATCTATGGTGTTAGGATTGAGGTGGGTCTGAGGGAAGAAGAACTATCTGGTTCCAATTTTCTTTCCTACAATAGTATAGTGACAATGTTGACCTCTGACAGCACCAAAGCAGTGGTGGGGAAATCATTTTCCAGAGAACCTAGGCTTTGCCAGTTAAACTGAGGGTAAGGGAAAAAAGGTCATAACCTCATGGGTAAGGAAGTGGTATGGGAGGAGGTTCTTTTTTCTCTTGCTATTACTCTTTAGTGGGTGGATCTTTAACCTCTTTCCTCATCCCCACAATGAATTTGATTTTTGATAAGATTTCTCAAAATTTGGCACCGTGAATCAGTCATTGTTCTGGTAGAAATCAAGCCAGTTAGTTGTAATTTCAGTTCCTTCCCTTGAGCTCTACCCTTAAAGGAAATACTTCTGAGTCCAGACAACTCAGTGTTCGCTTCCCTGGACTAAATCTTAGTGTTTGTTCTTCAGTCATCCTAAAGATCCATCAAATCTCCCAACTGTTGTTATTTCTCATATAAAATTAAGGTACTCAAAATGATCCTAGGTCCTGGATCCAGGAAGAACTCTCTCCTAATGTTTGCTTATTGGTGAATCCCTATATCACAATAACCTAGTATCCTCATATTTTAGTCACCCAGTGTCCTGTTAATCTGTGTTGAAGTAACCCAGTGTTCTTAGATTTGAGATGAACTCCAGTTGATCAGTTCTCTCGTCTTGAAGAGAGCTTCCCATGTCCTAAAAGCAATAGCTCCAAAATTTTTGGTCTTAAGATCcctttacatgaaaaaaaaaggattatttttaacattctttttaaattgtgaatTTCAAGTTCTCCCTCCCACCTATCCCCCACCTACTGAGAtggcaagtaatatgatatcaattCTACATGTTAAATCATgtttgttttcataatattttcattttattcatattgcaaaagaagcaagagaaataaaataagaaaattatatttcattttgcctTCAGAGTTTGTcatttctctggaagtggataacatttttcgTCATGtatcttttggaattattttggatcaCTATATTGATCAGAATGGTCAAGTCTTTCACAGTGATCATCCTTACAGCATTGTTGTTTCTATGcataatgatctcctggttcttctcattttactttgcatcagttcatataagtcttgctttgtttttctgAAGCCACTTTCTtgatcatttcttgtagcacaatgaTGCTCTTTTataatcacatgccacaatttgttcagccatttcctaattgatgacCAT from Macrotis lagotis isolate mMagLag1 chromosome 2, bilby.v1.9.chrom.fasta, whole genome shotgun sequence includes these protein-coding regions:
- the TAGLN2 gene encoding transgelin-2; its protein translation is MANRGPAYGLSREVQQKIEKQYDADLEQILIQWITTQCRRDVGRPQPGRENFQNWLKDGTVLCELINGLYPEGQGPVKKIQASGMAFKQMEQISQFLQAAERYGINATDIFQTVDLWEGKNMACVQRTLMNLGGLAVARGDGLFSGDPNWFPKKSKENPRNFTDNQLQEGKNVIGLQMGTNRGASQAGMTGYGMPRQIL